GGATCATCGAAAGGCGACGCATGGAGCGCCGGATCAACGCCATCGACGAACACGTGATCGTCTGCGGGTACGGGCGGGTTGGACGTCACCTGGTGGCCGAGCTGATGCGCGAGGGGATGCCGTTCGTGGTCGTCGACAACGACGAGGACAAGATCGCCGAGGTCGCCGGGACGGGTTTCTTGCACGTCGAAGGCGACGCCACCGCCGAGCACGTGCTGCTCGACGCCGGGTTGGAGCGTGCCCAGGCTGTCGTCGCCTGCGTCAACACCGACGCGGACAACGTCCTGATCGCGCTGACCGCGAAGGGCCTGCGGCCGGGATGCACGGTGGTGGGCCGGATCAAAGCCGACGAGAACGAAGCCAAGCTACGCCGCGCCGGCGCCGACCGGGTGATCGCGCCGTCGACCATCGGGGGCCGGCGCATCGCTCAGCTGCTCACCCGCCCCGTCGTGTCGGACTTCCTCGACGGGATCGGCGCCGGCGGCATCGAGTACACCCTCGAGGAGGTCCCGGTGAGGGCCGGCAGCCCGCTGGACAACCACACGCTCCGCCAGGCCGCGATCCGCGAGACGTACGGCTGCACGGTCCTGGCGGTCCTGCACGCCGAGGACGGCTCGATGGACACCCACCCGTCGGCCGAGTCGGTCCTCCACGACGGTGACGTGCTGGTCGTGATGGGAAGCCAGGAGGAGGTCGCCCGCATGCGTGATCGCTTCCGTCCTACCTGATGCGTGCCGGGCCGGCAGCCAGCAGCAGCGTCCCCGTCACAGGTCGGGGACCGTGAGGCCCAGCTCGCGGACCAGCTGCTGCGCGGAACGACGCAGTCCGACGACGAACGGGCCGAAGTCGGCGTAGCGGGCGGACGCCTCGTCGTAGCGCATGCGGTACACGATGTGCTTGAGGTCGGCGACGTCGTGGGCGAACAGGGTCACGCCCCATTCCCAGTCGTCCAGGCCGGTGGAGCCGGTCACCAGCTGCAGCACCCGACCGGCGTACGCCCGCCCGGACCGGCCGTGCTCGTGCATCAGACGCATCCGTTCCTCGAACGGCAGCAAGTACCAGTTGTCGGTGCCGACCCGCCGGTGCGACATCGGGTAGAAGCAGGCCACCTCCCAGCGCGGCATCTGCGGGTACAGCTTGTGCCGGTTGTACTCGGCCTGGCGTTCAGCGAATGCGGCGACGCGCCGGTCGAGGTCGTCGCCGGCGACGCCTTTGGCCGCGAGGTCGTCCCTGTACGACGCGGCGGTTGGGGTGTACTCCGACGTCTCGGTGAGGCTGACGTAGGACCACGGCAGCTCCAGCGCCGGGCCGAAATCACATGCGGTGATCGCCGTCTGCAGGCGGCGCAGGAGCGACAGGTCAGGCGACAGGGCGAAGACCATGGCGTCGGCCTTGTGGCCGAGCACCGAGAAAAGGTGGACCTGCGTCTCGGGGTCGTCGTCGAAGCGCTCGAGGACCCCGGCGAGATCCTTGACCGCTGTCTCGGGGAGGGTCGCCGCGACTGCCCGGTCGACGCGGAGGAACAGGTGCAGGACCCCCCAGCCCTCGGCGGGGCGGATCGGCTGTGGCTGGTCCATCGAGCACCTCCGAACGGCGGCGCCAGCCTACCGACGGTCAGCGCGCGTCGACCGCGGCCTGCAGCTCGTGTAGCACCCGTGAGGACACGGCGGCACGGCCGCCCAAGACCCACCCGTGGTCGATGTCGTGGGCGGTCAACCACTGCCACGTCCCGGGTGACGCGGACGCCGCCGCCGGGTCGGTGAGCAGCAGGCCAGCGCCCCGGCTGGCCGCGAACGGCCCGCCCGACAGGGCGTCGGGGAACGCCGCGCCCGAGGCGAGCACCGCGGCGGTCGTGGGTAGTCCCGTGGCGGCGACCGCCCACTCCACCAGTCGTGCGGAGGTCTCGTAGCGGTTCGCGCCGGCGACACGGGTCACGGTCATCCCCCGGGCCTGCAGCTGGGTGACGACCGCGTCGGACACCGCTCTGCCGCCCCCGGCCAGGACCACCTCACGGACGCCGAGCACGGCCAGCGCCTCGGCGGCGGCCGAGGCCAGCTGATCGGGCCAGGTCAGCAGGAGCGGTGCGGCGCTGCGGGCGGCGGGGACCGTTGCGCTCAACGCGTCCGGGA
The sequence above is a segment of the Actinomycetota bacterium genome. Coding sequences within it:
- a CDS encoding potassium channel protein; the protein is MTPTRRLRIAFSIYFGVLLVGVVGYQLLEGMNLLDALYMTVITVTTVGFGEVAPLDGPGKVFTVLLIVGGVASATYAAVSAAEFVVEGHLRRIIERRRMERRINAIDEHVIVCGYGRVGRHLVAELMREGMPFVVVDNDEDKIAEVAGTGFLHVEGDATAEHVLLDAGLERAQAVVACVNTDADNVLIALTAKGLRPGCTVVGRIKADENEAKLRRAGADRVIAPSTIGGRRIAQLLTRPVVSDFLDGIGAGGIEYTLEEVPVRAGSPLDNHTLRQAAIRETYGCTVLAVLHAEDGSMDTHPSAESVLHDGDVLVVMGSQEEVARMRDRFRPT
- a CDS encoding heme-dependent peroxidase; its protein translation is MDQPQPIRPAEGWGVLHLFLRVDRAVAATLPETAVKDLAGVLERFDDDPETQVHLFSVLGHKADAMVFALSPDLSLLRRLQTAITACDFGPALELPWSYVSLTETSEYTPTAASYRDDLAAKGVAGDDLDRRVAAFAERQAEYNRHKLYPQMPRWEVACFYPMSHRRVGTDNWYLLPFEERMRLMHEHGRSGRAYAGRVLQLVTGSTGLDDWEWGVTLFAHDVADLKHIVYRMRYDEASARYADFGPFVVGLRRSAQQLVRELGLTVPDL